The Puntigrus tetrazona isolate hp1 chromosome 19, ASM1883169v1, whole genome shotgun sequence genome has a segment encoding these proteins:
- the LOC122323873 gene encoding uncharacterized protein LOC122323873, with the protein MVQVKKDKKKKMKLGKFLSSSNSVSDSALCVLTVPDESSTIETHTAGADTQKDVSSDASFLSAVSRSSDPGFDLQVANQEKEAYRDVAGKQSCPSSAEDTTSSTNMRSSDPVATAVETEVITDVSAESSTYTSADGTSTDPSDLEATKGFTSSSSVGVYSPEESEMADPQAAAILEDAAGDQTVPEDCVLGVLASMTAGQTVCPRLKYWNTQSAVLAGAD; encoded by the exons ATGGTTCAAGTCAAAAAGgacaagaagaaaaagatgaagTTGGGGAAGTTTCTGTCATCTTCT AATTCTGTCAGTGATTCTGCCCTGTGTGTCCTCACTGTACCGGATGAGTCCTCTACCATCGAGACTCACACAGCCGGTGCTGACACACAAAAAGACGTCTCATCAGATGCATCTTTCTTGTCTGCAGTTAGCAGATCATCTGATCCCGGGTTTGATCTGCAAGTTGCAAACCAGGAGAAGGAAGCATATAGAG ACGTAGCTGGAAAACAGAGCTGCCCTTCCAGCGCTGAGGATACTACCTCATCCACAAACATGAGGTCCTCAGATCCGGTCGCTACAGCTGTGGAAACGGAAGTCATCACAG ATGTGTCTGCAGAGTCAAGCACCTATACCAGCGCTGATGGTACTTCCACAGATCCCTCAGATCTGGAGGCCACCAAAGGGTTCACCTCCTCCAGTTCTGTGGGTGTTTACTCCCCTGAAGAGAGTGAGATGGCTGACCCTCAGGCTGCAGCCATTCTTGAAG ATGCAGCTGGTGATCAGACTGTCCCTGAAGACTG CGTCCTCGGAGTGCTAGCCAGTATGACAGCCGGTCAAACAGTCTGCCCCAGGCTGAAATACTGGAACACACAGAGTGCAGTTCTGGCGGGAGCAGATTGA